DNA sequence from the Candidatus Kaistella beijingensis genome:
ACAAAATATCCCGCAGTTCCCGGTCACGAGATCATCGGAAGAATTACGAAAGTTGGTTCGGAAGTGACGAAATTTAAAGTCGGAGATTTAGCTGGAGTCGGTTGTTTGGTGGATTCTTGCAGAACTTGCGACAGTTGCAAACAGGATTTGGAGCAATATTGCCTGAACGGCTCAACCGGAACTTACAACAGCAAAGACAAATATCTTGAACAGCAAACTTATGGCGGTTATTCCGAAAAAGTAGTGGTTGACCAAGATTTTGTTTTAAGGGTTCCGGAAAATTTAGATTTAAAGGCAGTTGCGCCACTTTTGTGCGCAGGAATCACCACGTATTCTCCTTTAAAACATTGGAAAGTTGGTCCAAATTCCAAAGTTGCAGTTGTTGGTTTGGGCGGACTTGGTCACATGGCGATTAAACTGGCAAAAGGAATGGGAGCGCATGTTTCTCTGTTCTCGAGAACTCCCTCAAAAGAGCAGGAAGCAAAAGACATGGGCGCAGATGAAGTCATTATTTCTACCGATGAAGAGCAAATGAATTCGGTGAAAGGAAAATTCGATGTAATTATCGATACCGTACCTTATGATCACGACATCAATCCTTATATTTTAACTTTAAATATATCGGGAACATTGGTTTTGGTGGGATATATCGGTTCCATGGAGGATATGCTGAAAACCCCTCCAATGATTTTGGGAAGACGTTCCGTTGCGGGTTCGGTGATTGGTGGAATTGCCGAAACTCAGGAAATGCTCGATTTTTGTGGCGAGAAAAATATCCTTCCCGAAGTTGAGATGATCAACATGCAGGACATCAACGACGCTTACGAAAGAATGCTGAAAAGCGATGTGAGATATCGCTTTGTGATCGATATGCAGAGTTTGAAATCATGAGCAATAAGCAATAATTAATAAGTAATAAAATTGCCACGAATTCACTGATTTAATTGCTGTGAATTTGTGGCAATATTTTTTTTATTTGCTTAAAAACGATACTTCACATTTAAACCGCCAAAGAAATAAGCACTTTTTGGACCTGGAGTAATATCCGTTGCAACATTTTGGGGATATTGGGAGTCCGGGTCGTTGTCTCCTACGCTGTTTCCAAGAAAGACAAACGTGTAGTTAATTCTATTGGTCAAATTATTTCCCATGACATAAGCGTCCATTTCAAATTGACCAAACGATTTTTTGTAACCCAATTTTATATTTAACTGATGATATGCTTTCACTTTAGTAGTATTAGCAAAATCGGTATAAATTCTGTCCAAATAATTAAACGTGTTATAGAGATAAAACCCAGAATGTGTAGTGAAATCCAAACCAAGAGATGCTTTGTGTTTAGGAACACCCACTACTTCTTTTCCCGAATAATTTTTTCCGTTGGTTACGAAATTATCATATTTAAAATCATAAAGCGAATAATTGAAGTAAGGTTCAATCTTCTTAAAAAATCCAGAATCGAAATTTTCTACATAACCCAAACTCAATTCTAACCCTTTATTTTTTTGGCTTCCTGTATTTGCCCAATACGTGTAATTTCCACCGGAAAGCTGGGTTAATTTATTGGAAATATTCATGGAAAAGACTGAAACCTGATAATCGAATTTGGTATCTGCAAAAAGTCCGTGTGCAGATAAATCCCACATTTTTGCGTGCTCCGTTTTCAAATCATCATTCGCTTTTCCAGTTCCAGAAACAAAGGCGGTTGCCGCAGTTGGAGCGTTGAATCCTTCACTGTAGCTTACATTCAAGAGGTGAGAACCAAATGATTTCTGCAAAGCAAAATGCGGCGCATAAGTCGGTTTAAAATCTTTTTGAAATGATTGATCCTTATATGAACTCGCCACGGCACCGGGAACCGCAAGCAAATCATTTCGGTTGTAACCCAATGTGTTGTAACTAATTCCTGCAAGAAAAGTCAAATCCCACGGTTCGTAAGTAATTCTGTCCACCGCAAAAATGGAGGTTGCAAAATTGTTGTACTTGAAGTAAGAATTTTTATCCATCGGTCGAACCTCATCGGGAACATTTGGATTGGTTCCAGTGTAACGATAGTTTGAAGTGAGTGCTTTTGTAATCAAATGTTCCGCTCCAACCTCTAGATTATTTCTAAAGTTTTCACCGAGTTTCTTCTCAAAAACAAACGCTGTTCTGAAACCATAAGTTGGTGAAATCGTATTCTCATAAGCTCCTGCAGCTTTTCTGTCAGTTTCAAGGCTTCCGTAAAAAATACTGGTTTTATTCTCCAATTCTGGGAGAATTTTCCACTGATGGGTCACAGAAAAACGGCTGGAAACGAAAATATTTCTCGCATTTCTTCTAGCATAAGCTAAATTCCCATCATCGATTCCGGCGTAATAATCTGCGTAGGAAATCTGTCCCGGAACCCCTTCTCTTGTATTATTGTGAGCGGCATAAACTTCCAAGTTTTGCTTCGAATTGAGTTTGAAGTTGCCCAAAAACGTGTAGTTATTTCTGTTGCTCGTTCCTCTCGGTCTGTAACCTTCACTTTCGAAATGATTGTAATTGAGCATTAAGGAAGAATTTTCAGAAACTGCATCCACTCTCGTCGCCGACTGAAAAGTCTTGAACGATCCACCCATAAAACTTTGGGAAAGCGAGGTTCCTTTTACCGCCTCAGGTTGAATGTAAAATCGTAACGTTCCACCAACTCCACCTCCATAAAGCGTGGATGCAGGACCTTTAATGACATCGATATGATTAATCAAAGTAAAGTCAACGTCTTCCAAATTGGTAACACCGTCTGCATTGGTCAATGGAAAATTATTAAGATACATTTTCACGCCCCAGTTGTTAAATTTCTGATCGTTTCCGTAACCTCGAACCACGATTCTTTGTCCACCAACGGTAGTTCTTTTATCCACTTGAACTCCTGAAAGCGTTCCCAAAGATTGCTCAATGAAATTATTGGTATTTCTGTTCAGTTCGTAACTTGAAAGAATCTCGGTGCTTTGTGCGTGTTTTTTGAATTCGGAACGTTCTTTCTTCACTTTGGTGCGTCCCTGAATTTGCACGGTATCAATAGCCTGTGCTTGATTTTGTGCATAGAAAAATGTTGTTGCCAAAACTGCAACAATGGTTAATGTTTTGTTCATTGAATGAAAAATATTACTGTTAAAATTAAATAATGAATCAACAGTAATTTTCGGGCGGAATATTGAATTTTTGGCAATAACAGTAAGCAAATCTGCGATCAGTTACCGCGATTTTCGACGGAGAAATCTTGAAATTTTTGAGGATACCATTTTGCGCTTCAACTATTTCGCAGCATTGGTTTTGTGGCGCATGTAAAACCACTTTCGGAACTCCCATCTCTGGAATTTCAACAGATTTAAATTTGAGGGTTTCGGAAACAAATTTTTGCACTTTTCTCACCTTGTTTTCATGGGTGTCATTAAAGCAATGATAATAAGTCTTCTCGTTGATTTCCTCTTTTTTGATGACGTCGAACATTTCGTCATTCAGAATAAACTCGTGTTCTTCAAGCCATTTCGCATCAGTTATTTGGGAGCTTTCAAAAACAATCAAGTCTTTATTTTTAAAGTTTTTGTTGATGATATCAACACGGATTTTGTATTTAACATGCGCTCTGAAAGTACTGAGAATAGGCAAGTTAAATATAGAAACCGCAACTAAAACGGTGATTAATAGAAAATAAAGATTCTTGAGTTTCATTAAAAGTAAAGAATCTGTCTCACAATAAAAATTGAGGCGGATTTTTTATTGCAGTTCCAATCTTCAATGTTTTGGAAAAAGAAAAAGTTGTCTTCTTTAGGCAACTTTCTTTCTTAAATTGTGTGCTAATGCGTGCAATCCGAACTCCAATTCTACTTTTTTCAGACCTTTCAGGGTAAACCGCTTAAAATTGTTGCAATGTTTCAGATGTGCAAACACAGGTTCTACTTCAACCGAGCGTTGTCTGCGTTTTTTAATGCCTTCTTGGCTGTTTAATAGTTCCCTGATTTTCTCTTTGTACTGTTCCAGATGATGGTTTCGCTCTACACTGCGATTTTCTTTGGAACTGTGACAAACGCCTCTGATTGGGCATCCATCACAGTTTTTAGCCTGATAATGCGAGAGTTTTTGAGGGTAACCGGTCTTGGTTTTCCGAGTGCTTTCGTGTGTTTTTTCCATCTTTTGACCCATCGCACAGACGTAATAATCTTTTTCCTGATTGTAGTGCAGATTTTCTTTGCTGAATGTTTTGTGTTTCGCCTGATAATGGGCATCCTGCTCTTTGTCGAAGGTGTTGTATTTTACATAAGGTGTAATATTGTTCTGTTCCAGCAATTCATAGTTCTGCTCGCTCCCATAACCTGCATCGGCAGTGAGTTCTTCTAATTCCGCCAATCTTTTTTCCCCATAGAGTTTCTCAAAATTTTTAAGATGATGCTCTAGGGTATTGAAGTCATTGGTCTGCTGATGAATGGTATAATTGACGATGATTTGATTCTCCGTAGAAATTTGTGCATTGTAGGCGGGTTTAAGTTGTCCGTTCTGCATGTGATCATCCTTCATTCTCATAAAAGTGGCGTCTTCATCCGTCTTGCTGTAAGAGTTTCTTTCTTTTAAAATCGCTTCCTGAGCTTCGTATTTATCGAGGTTTTTCTCAAAATTATTTTTAATGTAATTCAGCTTGGCTTTAGCTTTTTTGTCGGAATCGGTCTTGCGGTCGCTGCCTTTCAATTTGGCATTGATATTTTCTACGGTTTGCTGGATCTTTTCTTTGCTGATTTCTTTAAACTCAGGCGGTTCAGGGTCTTTGTCTTCCTCTCTTGCCACGTTTTGAGCGTATTTCCAAAGATCTTCCAATTGGCGGAGCATTTTTTCTTTATTGGTTTTAATGGCATTTGCCCAAACAAAAGTGTAGCGGTTTGCCTGTGCTTCGATTTTCGTTCCATCCACAAAAACCTGTTTCAAACTCACCAAGCCTTCATCTGCCAAAAGCAAAACTACTTGCGAGAAAATATCCTTGAAAGCCGCTTCCAGCTTATTGCTCCGGAAGCGGTTCACGGTATTGTGATCCACAATGCTCATGTTGGAAAGCCACATAAAATTGATATTTTCCCGAAGCGCTTTTTCTATCTTCCGGGAGGAATAAATATTATTCATGTACGCAAAAACCATCACTTTGAGCATCATCCCGGGATGATAACTGGGATTTCCTTCTCTGCTGTAGGCTTTTAGAAGCGGATCTATATTAATTCTCTCCAAAATATCATTGACAATCCGAACAGGGTGATTTTCGGGAATCAATTCCTCAAAACTATAAGGAAACAGCACCAGCTGATTTTGGTTATAATGCTTGAAATTCATAAACAACTATCTGATTATCAATGATAAATATACAAAAATCCTAAATAATAACCAAAAAAATCCGCCTCAGTTGTGAGACGGATTCTAAATAAAATTTATTGCACCGGTTCGTCACCGTTTTTCAGCACATTTTCTACGGGGGTGAATTTGCTGATCACCAATTTTTTCACAGTCTTGGAAGTTCCTTCGGTATAAGAAAGAACCCCACTTTTTGCTGGTGAAATTTCAGTACTTCCAAGAGCTGAACCTGCATCCGGTTGTGGATTTGGATTGGTTGTTCTGGCTGTAACTGTATAAATATTGTTTTTAAGCAATGCGGTCACGGGAATTTTTTCGCCATTCATTTCCAAAGCTGAAAAAGTAGCTTTCTGTTTCAACGTTGATTTGATTCTGATGGTATAAATTTTTCCACGAACGCCTTGAACACCTCCAATCCAATCGGTTTCAGTTGCAGACAATACCGACAGCTTTTGTACAACAGCGGTTTTTTGATTAACCACCGCTGACTCATTCGCTACAGGACTGCAGGAAAGAATCATTGTAGCTGTTGTTATTAAAGCTTTTAAAAACATTATCTAATAATTACCGGAGTGGTGTAAACAGTTTCCGTGCCGTTTTCAGCTTTAAGGATGTAAAAACCTTTCGGAAGGGTAGTAAGCATTTCCTCATCGGAACCAACATTATTTCTTGCGAACACTTTTTTTCCGGAGGCATCAAATAAGGAAATATTAAGCTTTCTGAATTTTGATTCCTCATATTTAATGTATAGCGAACCTCTTGAGGGATTTGGATAAATCTTGAAATTCTCCTTGCTGGAAGAAGTGTTATGAACAGCCAAATCATTGGTGTTGGTTGAAGTCCAGGCTCCTCTTCCGTAAGTTGCTGCCAATAAAGTTTTGGTTGAAGGTCTGTAGTCAATTTTGGTTACTCTGGTGTTTCCAATCCCATCGGAGTACTGTGCCCAAGTTGGTGATGCGGCTGCGAAATTTGCCGTTCCCCAAATTCCCATTTCGGTCCCGATGATAACTTCAGAAGGTTTTGTCGGATTCATGAAAATTGCTCTTACCGGCATGTCTGGGAGATTTCCTTCCTTATTTTGCCAAGTTGCTCCACCGTCATTTGTAAAGTAAACGTTTTTCATGGTCTCACCGTAATTGGAAAGCGTTACCAAAATTTCGTTCTCGCTTGCTCCAAATTTGATATCAGAAACATTACCAACAAAAGGAGTTGCGATCACCGTGCTAACCGGCGTTGTGTCAGCATTGATCATCTTAATAATTTTTCCGGAATTGGTTCCTAAAAACAAGGTCGAAGAAGTGGTGGTGTAAGGAGAAACGGATATTTTTGAAATTCTGTCTCCTGAAGCAGTTCCTGCACTTATGGTAGATTTCACGTAAGCATTGTTGGTCTTCAGACCAGTTGCACGGTTCATGGTGTATCCGGATATTGTGGAATAAAATACATCCATATTTCTGTCCACTGCTAAAATATTTACAAATAAACCATTGTTTACGGCAAATAAGGAATAGTTGCTTCCGTTTGGTGCAGTAATGAAGTGGTTGTTATAAACATAACTATATACTTTGTAAAGTCCTTGATCGTCAAATTCGGTATGGCATCCGTCACCGCCATAATAAGAAGAGACGTTGTAGAAATTATTCGCAAGTGGTCCACCTGCAAACCGCGAAGTTCCATTGTCTTGAGCACCTGCTAAAAACTCTTCATCATTCGGAGTTTTAACAGGGTTAAGTGTTGCACCATAAAATTGGGTAACGTTATAACGTGTATTTCTGGCTAAGATCGCTACGCTGGAATTGAAGTTGGTATTGTTTGCAGCGTAAAAAATTCCACCATCATTTCCGAAAAGCATTTGCTGTGGATTTTTAGGATTGAAAACAATCGCATGCTGATCTGCATGAACCAAGGAAGCTGTTAAACTAGCTAAATTATTATTGTTCGACCATTTTGAAATTTGTTTCCAACTGGCTGCACCGTCAGTAGATTTAAAGAGGTCGATTCCTCCTGTATATACTATTTCATCATTAACGGGATCGGGAGTAATTACCAAATCATAAAAAGCCTGTCCTCTGGTGAAATCATTAGTAGGAATCCCGGTGTCTGCATCTTGTGGTAAGGTAATGGTAGGTGAAGCGTCATTTGTAGCGACCCAGGTTGCGCCTCCATTAACAGTTTTTAAAATGCGTACTGGCTCTAAAGCACTCATTAGGACGTAAGCCTTCAAAGGATTAGTTTTAGAGAGTCCCATTTTTACTCTTGCACCAGAAATATTCGCGTCATAAATTTTTGTAAATGTAGTTCCGTCGGTTGATCTGTAGATTTTTCCACCTGAACTGGCTCCTGAAGAATATCTGGAAGTACGCGTTGAAACCCAAACCGCATTGTCTGCCCCAATCTCAATCTGTTGAACAGAAAGCCCAAGATTGGGATTCTCGGGAACAGAAAGTGAAGAAATTTTGTTAAAAGTAGCGCCACCGTCGGTAGATTTATATAAACCTGCCTGCATTAATCCTGAAAATCCGTCATTAAAATTGATGGAAATATTTCCTCCACTTACGCCGGCATAAATTTCAGAAACACCATTGTTGTTTCGAACTTTTACGTCATTGATGTAGAAATTTCCGTTACGGGTTGTTCCGTTGTAGTAGGGTGGGAGTACAAATATGTTGGTCCAGGTTGCACCGCCGTCGGTTGTTTTCCAAATTCCTGAACCAATGGCGTCGCCGGTTTCACATTCGCCTGTTCCCACATAAAACGTCATTGGATTATTGGGATCATAAGAAATGGAGGAGATGGACGTATTGGACCAAAATGTACTTATTGGCTGCCATTCTGAAACGCTACTGGTAATGTCATCATTTCTCCATAAACCTCCTGAAACACCTCCTGCAAAAACTCTTTTACCAGTTTGGTCGTTGGGATCAAACATTATTGCGCGTGTTCTTCCGCCTACTCTGTAAGGACCTCTTTCAGTCCAAGGTTGATTGATCACGCTTTTGTCGCTTCCGTTGTTGCCTCCGATATTTGCGAGGAGTGAAAGCGGTTCCTTTGGTTTGAATTTCCCCGCATCTAAATCAGCCTTTAAATCCAGTAATTTGTAAAATTCTGGTGCACCTGTTTTCGGATTCATGGTTTCTTGAAAATCCTGCTCGTTATAAGCATTTGGCGGAATTGCGTTACCTTTTTGCGCATGGATGGACTTCATGCTTTTTTCAAGTTTCGCGTACTGTTTCACCAGTTCTTTGCGTTCTTTTTTTATTGCTCGATCTTGCGATTTAGGCGATAAATACTGTGAATATCCTAAAATGGATAAACATATTGTAAGGGAAGTAAAAATATTTTTTTTCATGGGGTTTGTTTTAAAAGTTTATGATGCGTAAATGTAAGAAATTTCTATAGTTTTTAGGTCGGTTCTGGAGTTAATTTTTGAATTTTTCATTTTAACCTTAATGAACGTACATCTCGTTTATGTTTTTTGAGTTTTTCAACAGTTCAACCTCGGAGTAAACGAATTTAATAAAGAGTGTTCATCTGTTTTTACCTATTATTTAATTTTTTTTGAAATTTCAACCTCGCAACAGAATGTTAATATTCTTTAAAACATACTAATAAAATGTTACATTTGTGAATAATTTCGTTTTCCGCCATGAAAAAACTTCTATTCCTCTTATTTTCTTTTATTTCGTTTTTCTCTTTTGCGCAGCTTGACCGTGAACACTGGTTTGCCCCAATGTTTGATGGACAATCGAATGGTGGAGACGAACAATTTCTACAGGTCTCAACCAATGAGACGACACCTTTCAAAGTGTATGTCTACAACAATAATTTGGTTGTAACAACCCTCACAATAAGCAAGGGAAATCCTGGCGTTTATAACGTTCCTAGGAGTTATATAATCACCACCGATACTTTTGATCTGTTTAAAGTTCGAACGCTTGGTTTATATATAAAAGCCGATAAGCCTTGCTTTGCTAATTTGCGCTTTGGGGTAACCAATCATACTGAAATTATAACTTCAAAAGGAACGGCGGGAATCGGCACAAAATTCTATACCGTAGTTGCTCCAAACACTTACTACAGTACCAATACGGGTTTTGCAGCAAGTTTTCTTGCCACAGAAGACAATACTACGGTTACTGTAAATAATTTCAAGAAACTTTTAACATTCAATGGTGCAGGTTCTTCCACAAGTTTCACCTTTACATTAAATAAAGGACAATCTTATATTATTGACGGAAGGTCAGATGCTACTAACAATTATGATGGATTCATCGGGGCAACAGTTACCGCGGATAAGCCCATTTCGATGAGCAACGGTAATTTTAACGGGCAGTATGCAACCACCAACAGCGGTGCCGGGACCGATATTTTGATGGATCAGTCGGTGCCCGTGGATAAACTGGGAGATGAATTCGTAATTGTAAAAGGTTACGGACAAATCGGTAATAATATGGAGGGTGCTATTGTGGTGGCTACCGAAAAAAACACGCAGGTTTTTGTAAATGATTCGCCTACACCGATCGCAACTTTAGCCAATGAAGGCGATTATTACTTTATCAAAGAAAATAATTATATTCTTCGGGGAGGCACGCATTTTAATATGCATATTAAATCGGACAAGAACATATACGTTTATCAGGTTTTAGGAGGTGTAGAAAGCGGCTCATCACCTTTGGCTACAGGGGGAATGAATTATATACCGCCACTAAACTGTTATCTGCCAAAAAGAATTGATGAGATCAGTTACATTAATTATCTATCAAACGTTCCACACAGTCCGCCTTTTCAAACAAAACTGAATATTATTACGGAAAAAGGAGCGGCAGTTACAGTAAATGGCACCACTCCAAATCCATTGTATGGACCTTACGATATTTCTTCGGTTGCAGCCAATCAAAAGTGGGTTTCTTATTCTATTCCTAATGTAACGGGGAATATTACTGTAGTTTCCACAAAAGCAGTAACAGCGGGAATTGCAAGTGGAAATGGTGCGTTTGGTTATGGTGGTTATTTTGCAGGG
Encoded proteins:
- a CDS encoding NAD(P)-dependent alcohol dehydrogenase; this encodes MNTHNVKAFGTEAIDADLKEMTIARREVQPKDVEIDILYCGVCHSDLHTARNDWGGTKYPAVPGHEIIGRITKVGSEVTKFKVGDLAGVGCLVDSCRTCDSCKQDLEQYCLNGSTGTYNSKDKYLEQQTYGGYSEKVVVDQDFVLRVPENLDLKAVAPLLCAGITTYSPLKHWKVGPNSKVAVVGLGGLGHMAIKLAKGMGAHVSLFSRTPSKEQEAKDMGADEVIISTDEEQMNSVKGKFDVIIDTVPYDHDINPYILTLNISGTLVLVGYIGSMEDMLKTPPMILGRRSVAGSVIGGIAETQEMLDFCGEKNILPEVEMINMQDINDAYERMLKSDVRYRFVIDMQSLKS
- a CDS encoding TonB-dependent receptor is translated as MNKTLTIVAVLATTFFYAQNQAQAIDTVQIQGRTKVKKERSEFKKHAQSTEILSSYELNRNTNNFIEQSLGTLSGVQVDKRTTVGGQRIVVRGYGNDQKFNNWGVKMYLNNFPLTNADGVTNLEDVDFTLINHIDVIKGPASTLYGGGVGGTLRFYIQPEAVKGTSLSQSFMGGSFKTFQSATRVDAVSENSSLMLNYNHFESEGYRPRGTSNRNNYTFLGNFKLNSKQNLEVYAAHNNTREGVPGQISYADYYAGIDDGNLAYARRNARNIFVSSRFSVTHQWKILPELENKTSIFYGSLETDRKAAGAYENTISPTYGFRTAFVFEKKLGENFRNNLEVGAEHLITKALTSNYRYTGTNPNVPDEVRPMDKNSYFKYNNFATSIFAVDRITYEPWDLTFLAGISYNTLGYNRNDLLAVPGAVASSYKDQSFQKDFKPTYAPHFALQKSFGSHLLNVSYSEGFNAPTAATAFVSGTGKANDDLKTEHAKMWDLSAHGLFADTKFDYQVSVFSMNISNKLTQLSGGNYTYWANTGSQKNKGLELSLGYVENFDSGFFKKIEPYFNYSLYDFKYDNFVTNGKNYSGKEVVGVPKHKASLGLDFTTHSGFYLYNTFNYLDRIYTDFANTTKVKAYHQLNIKLGYKKSFGQFEMDAYVMGNNLTNRINYTFVFLGNSVGDNDPDSQYPQNVATDITPGPKSAYFFGGLNVKYRF
- a CDS encoding IS1182 family transposase, whose amino-acid sequence is MNFKHYNQNQLVLFPYSFEELIPENHPVRIVNDILERINIDPLLKAYSREGNPSYHPGMMLKVMVFAYMNNIYSSRKIEKALRENINFMWLSNMSIVDHNTVNRFRSNKLEAAFKDIFSQVVLLLADEGLVSLKQVFVDGTKIEAQANRYTFVWANAIKTNKEKMLRQLEDLWKYAQNVAREEDKDPEPPEFKEISKEKIQQTVENINAKLKGSDRKTDSDKKAKAKLNYIKNNFEKNLDKYEAQEAILKERNSYSKTDEDATFMRMKDDHMQNGQLKPAYNAQISTENQIIVNYTIHQQTNDFNTLEHHLKNFEKLYGEKRLAELEELTADAGYGSEQNYELLEQNNITPYVKYNTFDKEQDAHYQAKHKTFSKENLHYNQEKDYYVCAMGQKMEKTHESTRKTKTGYPQKLSHYQAKNCDGCPIRGVCHSSKENRSVERNHHLEQYKEKIRELLNSQEGIKKRRQRSVEVEPVFAHLKHCNNFKRFTLKGLKKVELEFGLHALAHNLRKKVA
- a CDS encoding T9SS type A sorting domain-containing protein → MKKNIFTSLTICLSILGYSQYLSPKSQDRAIKKERKELVKQYAKLEKSMKSIHAQKGNAIPPNAYNEQDFQETMNPKTGAPEFYKLLDLKADLDAGKFKPKEPLSLLANIGGNNGSDKSVINQPWTERGPYRVGGRTRAIMFDPNDQTGKRVFAGGVSGGLWRNDDITSSVSEWQPISTFWSNTSISSISYDPNNPMTFYVGTGECETGDAIGSGIWKTTDGGATWTNIFVLPPYYNGTTRNGNFYINDVKVRNNNGVSEIYAGVSGGNISINFNDGFSGLMQAGLYKSTDGGATFNKISSLSVPENPNLGLSVQQIEIGADNAVWVSTRTSRYSSGASSGGKIYRSTDGTTFTKIYDANISGARVKMGLSKTNPLKAYVLMSALEPVRILKTVNGGATWVATNDASPTITLPQDADTGIPTNDFTRGQAFYDLVITPDPVNDEIVYTGGIDLFKSTDGAASWKQISKWSNNNNLASLTASLVHADQHAIVFNPKNPQQMLFGNDGGIFYAANNTNFNSSVAILARNTRYNVTQFYGATLNPVKTPNDEEFLAGAQDNGTSRFAGGPLANNFYNVSSYYGGDGCHTEFDDQGLYKVYSYVYNNHFITAPNGSNYSLFAVNNGLFVNILAVDRNMDVFYSTISGYTMNRATGLKTNNAYVKSTISAGTASGDRISKISVSPYTTTSSTLFLGTNSGKIIKMINADTTPVSTVIATPFVGNVSDIKFGASENEILVTLSNYGETMKNVYFTNDGGATWQNKEGNLPDMPVRAIFMNPTKPSEVIIGTEMGIWGTANFAAASPTWAQYSDGIGNTRVTKIDYRPSTKTLLAATYGRGAWTSTNTNDLAVHNTSSSKENFKIYPNPSRGSLYIKYEESKFRKLNISLFDASGKKVFARNNVGSDEEMLTTLPKGFYILKAENGTETVYTTPVIIR